A single region of the Verrucomicrobiota bacterium genome encodes:
- a CDS encoding alpha/beta hydrolase — MKQIPATIPLWSSSPEIRLELYLPTKPVAMPVPLVIVCPGGCYGFISETEAKPIATRLNEDGYAAAVLYYRVAPHGFPAPYSDACRAVRLMRSRAEEWNLDPGKIALMGFSAGGHLSALVGTSPELYLDPADDLAGKVSARPDGIILCYPVISMTEFANELSVRNLLGEDVSMDKRRLFSLDKRVTRQTPPVFLWHTAKDDPVPPENSLTFAAACVAHEVPLELHIFPGGYHGMNLALEDSPIAQWSALLIKWLGQWAKR; from the coding sequence ATGAAACAAATCCCTGCAACTATTCCCCTCTGGTCGAGTTCGCCTGAAATACGGCTGGAACTTTACCTGCCGACTAAACCTGTAGCGATGCCCGTGCCCTTGGTGATCGTGTGCCCGGGCGGGTGTTACGGGTTCATCTCGGAGACTGAGGCGAAACCAATTGCCACGAGACTCAATGAAGATGGTTATGCCGCCGCCGTACTTTATTACCGGGTGGCTCCCCATGGTTTTCCGGCACCCTACTCGGATGCCTGTCGAGCAGTACGCCTGATGCGGTCGCGGGCGGAGGAATGGAATCTGGACCCGGGGAAAATCGCATTAATGGGATTCAGTGCCGGTGGCCATTTATCCGCGCTCGTGGGCACATCCCCGGAGCTCTACCTGGACCCGGCAGATGATCTGGCCGGGAAAGTCAGTGCACGCCCGGACGGGATCATCCTTTGTTACCCGGTCATCTCCATGACGGAATTTGCCAATGAACTCTCCGTGCGCAATTTGCTCGGGGAAGACGTTTCCATGGACAAACGTCGGTTATTCTCCCTCGATAAAAGGGTGACACGTCAGACCCCACCGGTTTTTCTCTGGCACACCGCCAAGGATGATCCGGTTCCTCCCGAGAATAGCCTGACCTTTGCCGCCGCCTGCGTCGCGCATGAGGTGCCTCTGGAGCTCCATATTTTCCCCGGTGGTTACCACGGGATGAATCTCGCCCTCGAGGACTCCCCTATCGCCCAGTGGTCCGCCCTTTTGATCAAGTGGCTCGGACAATGGGCAAAGCGGTAA